A genome region from Candidatus Woesearchaeota archaeon includes the following:
- the uppS gene encoding di-trans,poly-cis-decaprenylcistransferase, with protein sequence MDKVPKHIGIIMDGNRRFAKRLMLKPWMGHEWGAKKVEKLFSWCKELGIREVTLYAFSIENFNRPRDEFDFLMNVFRKEFKRLLADENVMQEGIRVNFVGRISMFPSDITQSMKDIMEKTKDNASYIVNFAMAYGGRAEVVDAAKRIAEQVAEGRLDIAQINEEVFSKNLYFSDEPDLIIRTGGEKRTSNFLPFQGAYAEWIFLEKTWPEFEKEDLAAAMEEYRTRERRFGK encoded by the coding sequence ATGGACAAGGTGCCAAAACACATCGGAATAATAATGGATGGCAACAGGAGATTTGCCAAGAGGCTTATGCTCAAGCCTTGGATGGGGCATGAGTGGGGAGCCAAGAAAGTTGAAAAGCTGTTTTCCTGGTGCAAGGAATTGGGCATCAGGGAGGTAACCCTTTATGCCTTTTCTATTGAGAATTTCAACCGGCCCAGGGATGAATTTGACTTTCTCATGAATGTTTTCAGGAAGGAGTTCAAAAGGCTGCTCGCTGATGAGAATGTAATGCAAGAGGGGATTAGGGTCAATTTTGTGGGCAGGATAAGCATGTTCCCTTCAGATATAACACAATCCATGAAAGATATAATGGAAAAAACAAAAGACAATGCCAGCTACATTGTCAATTTTGCCATGGCCTATGGCGGCAGGGCTGAGGTTGTTGATGCTGCCAAAAGAATAGCCGAGCAGGTAGCTGAAGGCAGGCTGGACATTGCCCAGATAAATGAGGAAGTCTTCAGCAAAAACCTTTATTTTTCTGACGAGCCTGATTTGATCATCAGGACAGGCGGGGAGAAAAGGACCTCTAATTTCCTGCCCTTCCAGGGGGCCTATGCTGAGTGGATTTTCCTGGAAAAGACATGGCCCGAGTTTGAAAAAGAGGATTTGGCAGCGGCAATGGAAGAGTACAGGACAAGGGAAAGAAGGTTTGGCAAATGA
- the ispH gene encoding 4-hydroxy-3-methylbut-2-enyl diphosphate reductase: MKNVTIASSAGFCFGVKRAIDIAEQNAELKPVIYGNLVHNPGVISELKQKGITSVPVGAREKLESNNVVITAHGVSDTVLADLKKSKFNVIDTTCPLVKAVHILGRKLEADGYQVVIFGDPNHVEVKGTAGNLKSPIVVKNLEEARKLPHFGKLGLISQTTSSLKGFNEMAEFLETKADDLKVQNTVCYPTKDRQLAAEELAKKVEVMVVIGGYISANTKELHELCEKYTESHWIEKAGELKQEWFHGKNNIGITAGASTPDKDIQDVVERINSMD, translated from the coding sequence ATGAAAAATGTGACAATAGCCAGCTCAGCAGGATTTTGCTTTGGGGTAAAGCGCGCAATAGACATAGCAGAGCAAAATGCAGAGCTGAAGCCTGTCATTTATGGTAACTTGGTTCATAACCCTGGCGTCATTTCTGAGCTGAAGCAGAAAGGAATAACAAGCGTGCCAGTTGGCGCGCGTGAAAAATTGGAGTCAAATAATGTAGTGATTACTGCACACGGGGTTTCTGACACTGTGCTGGCTGACCTTAAGAAAAGCAAGTTTAATGTCATTGACACGACCTGCCCGCTTGTCAAGGCAGTCCATATTCTTGGCAGGAAGCTTGAGGCAGACGGCTACCAGGTTGTCATATTTGGCGACCCAAACCATGTCGAGGTCAAGGGCACAGCTGGCAACCTGAAGAGCCCAATTGTAGTCAAGAACCTGGAAGAGGCAAGGAAGCTGCCGCACTTTGGAAAACTGGGCCTGATTTCCCAAACAACCTCATCCCTGAAGGGATTTAATGAGATGGCTGAATTCCTGGAAACCAAGGCAGATGACCTCAAAGTGCAAAACACTGTCTGCTATCCAACAAAGGACAGGCAGCTTGCAGCAGAGGAGCTTGCCAAGAAGGTCGAGGTCATGGTTGTCATAGGGGGCTATATCAGCGCAAACACAAAAGAACTTCACGAGTTATGCGAAAAATACACTGAGTCACACTGGATAGAAAAGGCCGGCGAGCTTAAGCAGGAATGGTTCCACGGCAAGAACAATATCGGAATAACCGCAGGCGCCTCGACGCCTGACAAGGACATACAGGATGTCGTGGAGAGAATCAACTCAATGGATTAA
- a CDS encoding divalent-cation tolerance protein CutA — translation MIIVYTTCSSRKEAEKISMSLLRKKLAGCCNVFPVASAYLWKGKIEKAKEHSIIIKTSGKNFSAVEREIKRLNSYKIPCIEGWDVAHAEHNYASWFDRELKGAGKGREATGNRWKK, via the coding sequence ATGATAATTGTCTATACAACCTGCTCAAGCAGAAAGGAAGCTGAAAAAATCAGCATGAGCCTGCTCAGGAAAAAACTTGCCGGCTGCTGCAATGTTTTCCCGGTTGCCAGCGCATATCTCTGGAAAGGAAAAATCGAAAAGGCAAAAGAGCATTCAATTATCATCAAGACATCAGGGAAGAATTTCTCTGCTGTTGAAAGGGAAATCAAGAGGCTGAATTCATACAAAATCCCCTGCATCGAGGGGTGGGATGTGGCCCACGCGGAACACAATTATGCAAGCTGGTTTGACAGGGAGCTGAAAGGTGCAGGAAAAGGCAGGGAAGCCACAGGCAACCGGTGGAAGAAATGA
- a CDS encoding NOP58 family protein produces MPKYFLFMNVTGSYAFDEKFRLAEKGGLKMLSEKYGHEKATDSQAKQVLQAFKRSEYYSAFRKANIGATKQKIRDYVNKDLLIVQSINAIDDIDRSANSIAKRLREWYELYCPEISRAIDGHEKFAEIIAKKPRKQLLAELHIEEDESMGGHLDKGDIDALLDLAKKVKELFMYKGRIQDYLESSMKGYCPNLGEIAGFQLGARLLAHAGTLKRLAAMPSSTVQLLGAEKALFRHIKTGARSPKHGIIVNHPVIAKSKPKDHGRFARIIADKISMAARIDYFHGKKASTALKQEIVAKTGVEF; encoded by the coding sequence ATGCCAAAATACTTCCTGTTCATGAACGTCACAGGCAGCTATGCCTTTGATGAAAAATTCAGGCTTGCTGAGAAAGGTGGCCTGAAGATGCTTTCTGAGAAATACGGCCATGAAAAAGCCACTGACAGCCAGGCAAAGCAGGTCCTTCAGGCATTCAAGAGAAGCGAATATTATTCAGCTTTCAGGAAAGCGAACATTGGCGCGACCAAGCAAAAAATCAGGGATTATGTGAACAAGGACTTGCTGATTGTTCAGTCCATCAATGCAATTGATGATATTGACAGGTCTGCAAATTCCATTGCCAAAAGGCTGAGGGAATGGTACGAGCTTTACTGCCCTGAGATATCACGGGCAATTGACGGGCATGAAAAATTCGCAGAGATAATTGCCAAGAAGCCAAGGAAGCAGCTTCTGGCTGAGCTGCACATAGAGGAAGATGAATCCATGGGTGGCCACCTTGATAAGGGGGATATTGACGCCCTTTTGGACCTGGCAAAAAAAGTCAAGGAGCTCTTTATGTACAAGGGAAGGATACAGGATTATCTTGAAAGCTCAATGAAGGGCTATTGCCCGAATCTTGGCGAAATTGCAGGGTTCCAGCTTGGGGCAAGGCTCCTGGCGCATGCAGGCACGCTGAAGAGGCTCGCTGCTATGCCATCATCAACAGTCCAGCTTCTTGGGGCTGAAAAAGCGCTATTCAGGCACATTAAGACAGGGGCAAGGAGCCCAAAGCACGGTATCATTGTAAATCATCCTGTGATTGCAAAGTCAAAGCCAAAGGACCATGGCAGGTTTGCAAGGATTATTGCTGACAAGATTTCAATGGCTGCAAGGATTGATTATTTCCATGGCAAAAAAGCCTCCACAGCGCTCAAGCAGGAGATAGTTGCAAAGACAGGGGTTGAATTCTGA
- a CDS encoding fibrillarin-like rRNA/tRNA 2'-O-methyltransferase, protein MVQKTRFPNIFESGGEKKKILLTKSISPGMKVYGEKIIRIGKDEYREWDAWKSKLCAAILKGASQIGLKEGNVVLYLGASTGTTVSHVSDIVTNSGFVFALDFAPRVMRELVFLAEDRKNIAPVLADAARPATFCGSVSQADWLYQDIAQRDQAEIFLRNCDWFLKKDGFALLCVKARSIDISKRPREIFQQTRKMLEDSRMVEVVEYRELDPFQKDHCIFICKKR, encoded by the coding sequence ATGGTCCAGAAAACAAGGTTTCCCAATATTTTCGAGTCCGGCGGCGAAAAGAAAAAAATCCTGCTGACAAAAAGCATTTCTCCGGGCATGAAAGTGTACGGTGAAAAAATAATCAGGATTGGCAAGGATGAGTACAGGGAATGGGATGCCTGGAAAAGCAAGCTATGTGCAGCTATACTCAAAGGCGCGAGCCAGATTGGCCTGAAAGAAGGCAATGTTGTTTTGTACCTTGGCGCTTCAACTGGCACAACTGTCTCCCATGTCTCGGATATCGTGACAAATTCAGGCTTTGTATTTGCACTGGATTTTGCTCCAAGGGTGATGAGGGAATTGGTCTTCCTTGCAGAGGACAGGAAGAATATAGCGCCTGTATTGGCGGATGCTGCGCGCCCGGCCACATTCTGCGGCAGCGTGTCCCAGGCAGACTGGCTTTACCAGGACATTGCCCAGCGCGACCAGGCTGAGATCTTCCTCAGGAACTGCGACTGGTTTTTGAAGAAAGACGGCTTTGCCCTGCTCTGCGTCAAGGCCAGGAGCATCGACATTTCAAAAAGGCCAAGGGAAATTTTCCAGCAGACAAGGAAGATGCTCGAGGATTCAAGAATGGTGGAAGTGGTTGAATATCGCGAATTGGACCCATTCCAGAAGGATCATTGCATTTTCATCTGCAAAAAAAGATAA
- the cysS gene encoding cysteine--tRNA ligase, whose protein sequence is MFKLFNTLTRSIEDFRAIKKGQVRMYTCGPTVYDFAHIGNYRAYICSDILRRWLEYSGYEVRQVMNLTDIDDKTIRDSQKHNMSLKDFTAKYITAFFEDIDALNIERANEYPKATDYIDEMVRLIKTLMEKGFAYRGEDGSIYFSVRKFPDYGKLSRVKISELEQGASGRVKSDEYEREQANDFALWKAWDRDDGNVFWETEIGRGRPGWHIECSAMSMRLLGGHFDIHAGGIDLIFPHHENEIAQSEGASGGKFADYWFHNEYLMVNGKKMSKKLGNFFTLRDLLEKGFSPKAIRYLLMSAHYKVPLNFTETALQGAEETIARLKEFISKLKEANGSHTDISSHLEACKKQFGASMDDDLNISSALASVFDFMREINKLMADGTLSAENAKEILGFMKKLDKVLGLLEFAEEKIPDEIMALVNKRQEARKNRDFAMSDKLRDEIRKKGWQVDDTKDGVKVKKI, encoded by the coding sequence ATGTTTAAACTTTTCAATACGCTGACAAGAAGCATAGAAGATTTCAGGGCAATAAAGAAAGGCCAGGTCAGGATGTACACATGCGGCCCGACAGTGTATGACTTTGCGCACATTGGCAATTATAGGGCATACATTTGCAGTGATATTCTTAGGAGGTGGCTTGAATACAGCGGCTATGAAGTCCGCCAGGTCATGAACCTGACTGACATAGACGACAAAACAATAAGGGACAGCCAGAAGCACAACATGTCCCTGAAAGATTTCACGGCAAAGTACATCACTGCTTTTTTCGAGGATATTGATGCGCTGAATATTGAAAGGGCGAATGAGTATCCAAAGGCAACAGACTATATAGATGAGATGGTCAGGCTGATAAAAACCCTGATGGAGAAGGGATTTGCATACAGGGGCGAGGATGGCAGCATTTACTTCAGCGTCAGGAAATTTCCAGATTATGGCAAACTGTCCAGGGTAAAAATTTCTGAGTTGGAGCAGGGCGCAAGCGGCCGTGTCAAAAGCGATGAGTATGAGCGCGAACAGGCCAATGATTTTGCATTGTGGAAGGCATGGGACAGGGATGACGGGAATGTCTTCTGGGAAACAGAGATAGGAAGGGGCAGGCCAGGATGGCATATAGAGTGCAGCGCAATGAGCATGAGGCTGCTGGGCGGCCACTTTGATATACATGCAGGAGGAATAGACCTAATTTTCCCCCACCATGAAAATGAAATAGCGCAAAGCGAAGGCGCGTCCGGCGGAAAGTTTGCTGATTATTGGTTCCACAATGAGTACCTGATGGTCAATGGAAAAAAAATGTCCAAAAAGCTTGGCAATTTCTTCACCCTCAGGGATTTGCTGGAAAAAGGCTTCAGCCCCAAGGCAATCCGGTATCTTTTGATGAGCGCGCATTACAAGGTACCACTGAATTTTACAGAAACGGCCTTGCAGGGCGCAGAAGAGACAATTGCCAGGCTAAAGGAGTTTATATCCAAGCTTAAAGAGGCCAATGGAAGCCACACTGACATTTCCAGTCATTTGGAAGCCTGCAAAAAGCAGTTCGGGGCAAGCATGGATGATGACCTCAACATCAGTTCAGCCCTGGCTTCCGTATTTGATTTTATGCGCGAGATAAACAAGCTGATGGCGGATGGCACGCTTTCAGCCGAAAATGCGAAAGAGATTCTGGGGTTCATGAAAAAACTGGACAAAGTCCTTGGCCTTCTGGAGTTTGCTGAAGAAAAAATTCCTGATGAGATTATGGCCCTTGTTAATAAAAGGCAGGAAGCAAGGAAGAATAGGGATTTTGCAATGTCTGACAAGCTGAGGGACGAAATAAGGAAAAAGGGCTGGCAGGTTGATGACACCAAGGATGGTGTAAAAGTGAAAAAAATCTGA
- a CDS encoding valine--tRNA ligase yields MELPERYEPKTSEPKWQKFWEDEGIYKFDPHSKAEIFSVDTPPPTVSGKMHIGHSFSYSQQDFIIRFKRMQGRNIFYPFGTDDNGLATERLIEKTKKVRSKAMERKEFVRLCLETLEEIRPEYVSDWKKLGISCDFSLFYTTINEHCQRISQKSFLDLYKMGRIERKKSPIMFCPTCQTAIAQVELKDAERESHLVYIKVDVDGTSEHLVFATTRPELIYGCVGISVHPDDKRYKHLIGKKVRMPITGKEVELIPDEFTDMEYGSGVVYYCTYGGVECIDWMERHPQIKAIDVMGLDGKFNDNSGKFKGMKSEEARKLVIEELEKEGALAKLEKIRHIVNTHERCDTDIEYIATEQWYIRYLDLKDEYLKAGKEIKWHPDFMRTRYDNWIKGLRWDWNISRQRYYGVPFPLWYTKDGKVILADEKQLPVDPLADKPLHVPKGVEASDLIPEKDVMDTWATSSLTPQIAIELVEDESVRKKLFPMSLRPQAHDIITFWLFNTLVKSRFHNGKNPWQNIAISGFALDPHGKKMSKSKGNVVEPQLMMDKYSADALRFWAAGSKLGEDLPFLEKDLVTGHKFVTKLWNASKFSMMHLAGYEPKMPGSLYPADKWILSTLNRLIANNTEWFDNYEYVRTKLDTEKFFWQVFCDNYLEMAKDRLYNPAAYDNDEVESAKYTLYTVLYSILRLMAPITPHITEEIYQAYFRKNEGKKSVHLCEWPGYEEGMVDQDAEAYGKMAVDIISAVRKFKSGKNMSLKIELSRLVIECSREDMEKLRPFIPDIKATGKIKEVISGKGSETLNEKVKISIEA; encoded by the coding sequence ATGGAACTGCCGGAAAGATATGAACCAAAAACCAGCGAGCCAAAATGGCAGAAATTTTGGGAAGACGAAGGCATTTACAAGTTTGACCCACATTCCAAGGCAGAAATATTCTCTGTAGACACCCCTCCCCCAACTGTATCTGGCAAGATGCACATTGGCCATTCATTCTCATATTCGCAGCAGGATTTCATAATCAGGTTCAAGCGGATGCAGGGCCGTAACATATTTTACCCGTTTGGCACGGATGACAACGGGCTTGCCACGGAACGGCTGATTGAGAAAACCAAGAAAGTCAGGAGCAAGGCAATGGAAAGGAAGGAATTCGTAAGGCTTTGCCTGGAAACCCTTGAGGAAATCCGGCCGGAATATGTCTCGGACTGGAAGAAACTTGGCATCTCATGCGATTTCAGCCTTTTTTACACCACAATAAACGAGCACTGCCAGCGAATAAGCCAGAAATCCTTCCTGGACCTCTACAAAATGGGAAGGATTGAGAGAAAAAAATCACCAATCATGTTTTGCCCAACATGCCAGACAGCCATTGCACAGGTTGAACTAAAGGACGCTGAAAGGGAATCGCATTTGGTTTACATAAAGGTTGATGTTGACGGCACAAGCGAGCACTTGGTATTTGCAACAACAAGGCCAGAGCTGATTTATGGATGCGTTGGGATTTCCGTGCATCCCGATGACAAAAGGTACAAGCATTTGATAGGCAAAAAAGTCAGGATGCCCATAACCGGGAAGGAAGTTGAGCTTATCCCTGATGAATTTACTGATATGGAATACGGCTCCGGAGTTGTTTATTACTGCACATATGGCGGCGTTGAGTGCATAGACTGGATGGAAAGGCATCCGCAAATCAAGGCAATAGATGTAATGGGCCTTGACGGAAAGTTCAATGACAATTCAGGCAAGTTCAAGGGAATGAAGAGCGAGGAAGCGCGGAAACTGGTTATTGAAGAGCTTGAGAAGGAGGGCGCGCTTGCCAAGCTGGAAAAAATAAGGCACATTGTGAATACACACGAGAGATGCGATACTGACATCGAGTACATTGCAACAGAGCAATGGTACATAAGGTACCTTGACCTTAAGGATGAATACCTGAAAGCAGGCAAGGAAATCAAATGGCACCCGGATTTCATGAGGACAAGATATGATAATTGGATAAAAGGCCTGAGGTGGGATTGGAACATCTCAAGGCAAAGGTATTATGGCGTCCCATTTCCCCTATGGTACACAAAAGACGGAAAGGTAATACTGGCTGATGAAAAGCAGCTGCCAGTTGACCCTCTGGCTGACAAGCCACTTCACGTTCCAAAAGGAGTCGAGGCCTCTGACCTTATCCCTGAGAAGGACGTGATGGACACCTGGGCAACTTCCTCACTTACCCCGCAAATTGCAATCGAGCTTGTTGAAGACGAATCAGTCAGGAAAAAATTGTTTCCCATGTCATTGAGGCCGCAGGCGCACGACATAATCACTTTTTGGCTATTCAACACGCTTGTCAAAAGCAGATTCCACAATGGTAAAAATCCCTGGCAGAATATTGCAATCAGCGGGTTTGCGCTTGACCCCCATGGAAAGAAGATGAGCAAGAGCAAGGGCAATGTTGTTGAGCCGCAGCTCATGATGGACAAGTATTCAGCTGACGCGCTCAGGTTTTGGGCAGCAGGCTCAAAGCTCGGCGAGGACCTCCCTTTCCTTGAAAAGGACCTTGTAACCGGGCACAAGTTTGTCACAAAGCTGTGGAATGCAAGCAAATTTTCAATGATGCACCTTGCAGGATACGAGCCGAAAATGCCAGGCAGCCTCTATCCAGCTGACAAATGGATTTTATCCACGCTTAACAGGCTAATAGCCAATAACACAGAATGGTTTGACAATTACGAATATGTAAGGACAAAGCTTGACACTGAAAAATTCTTCTGGCAGGTATTTTGCGACAATTACCTCGAAATGGCCAAGGACAGGCTGTATAATCCCGCTGCTTATGATAATGATGAAGTAGAATCGGCCAAATACACCCTCTACACTGTGCTTTATTCAATATTGAGGCTCATGGCACCCATAACCCCCCACATCACCGAGGAGATTTACCAGGCATATTTCAGGAAAAATGAAGGCAAAAAATCAGTCCACCTTTGCGAGTGGCCTGGCTATGAGGAAGGGATGGTTGACCAGGATGCCGAGGCCTATGGAAAAATGGCAGTAGACATAATATCAGCTGTCCGAAAATTCAAGTCTGGGAAGAATATGTCGCTAAAAATCGAGCTGTCGAGACTGGTGATTGAATGCAGTAGGGAAGACATGGAAAAACTGAGGCCATTCATCCCTGACATCAAGGCAACTGGAAAGATCAAGGAAGTCATTTCCGGGAAAGGCAGCGAAACTCTCAATGAGAAAGTCAAGATTTCCATAGAAGCCTGA
- a CDS encoding SRPBCC family protein, translated as MIPQEKITVDVVINAPIEKAWKFYTAPEHVIHWNNASDGWHTPKAVNDLRKGGKFSYRMEAKDGSAGFDFSGMYEEVRQHELIEYSLGDARKVKVIFSKSGAKTMVVVTFDAETENSVELQRKGWQAILNNFKKYTESN; from the coding sequence ATGATTCCCCAAGAGAAAATAACAGTTGATGTGGTTATCAATGCGCCGATTGAAAAAGCATGGAAATTCTACACTGCCCCTGAGCATGTCATTCACTGGAACAATGCATCAGATGGATGGCATACGCCAAAAGCAGTGAATGACCTTAGGAAAGGCGGAAAATTCAGTTACCGCATGGAGGCAAAAGATGGCAGCGCCGGGTTTGACTTCAGCGGCATGTATGAGGAAGTAAGGCAGCATGAGCTCATTGAATATTCACTCGGCGATGCCAGGAAGGTAAAGGTTATTTTTTCAAAAAGCGGCGCCAAGACAATGGTTGTCGTGACATTTGACGCTGAAACTGAGAACTCAGTTGAATTGCAGAGAAAAGGCTGGCAGGCCATCCTGAATAATTTCAAGAAATACACTGAGAGCAATTGA
- a CDS encoding DNA alkylation repair protein: MSSIKKEMLALASKERAKASSWFFKTGKGQYGEGDVFLGLTVPEQRAIAKKYHDLPYSGIKKLLESKYHEHRLTGLLILVLRYQKSKDVKEKKSIAEFYLRNRKGINNWDLVDLSAPRILGNYFFDKDKATLYRFAESQNLWERRIAVLATFWFISKGKFDHSLRIAKMLLNDRHDLIHKAVGWMLREIGKRDEKALLNFLDKHCRKMPRTMLRYAIERLDGKKRTHYMARQPA; this comes from the coding sequence ATGTCTTCAATAAAAAAGGAAATGCTCGCCTTGGCAAGCAAGGAAAGAGCAAAGGCTTCTTCCTGGTTCTTCAAGACAGGAAAAGGCCAGTATGGCGAAGGAGATGTTTTCCTTGGGCTGACAGTGCCAGAGCAGCGTGCAATTGCAAAAAAATACCATGATCTGCCTTATTCTGGCATCAAAAAATTGCTGGAGAGCAAGTATCATGAGCACAGGCTCACTGGCCTGCTCATTCTTGTTTTGAGATATCAGAAATCCAAAGATGTAAAGGAAAAGAAAAGCATAGCTGAATTCTATCTCAGGAACAGAAAGGGAATAAACAACTGGGACCTTGTTGACTTAAGCGCGCCAAGGATTCTGGGCAATTATTTTTTTGACAAGGACAAGGCAACATTATACAGATTTGCTGAGTCGCAGAATCTATGGGAGAGAAGGATTGCAGTTCTTGCGACTTTCTGGTTCATTTCAAAAGGCAAATTTGACCATTCATTAAGAATTGCAAAAATGCTCCTGAATGACAGGCATGACCTAATCCACAAGGCTGTTGGCTGGATGCTGAGGGAGATAGGGAAAAGGGACGAAAAAGCGCTTCTGAATTTCTTGGATAAACATTGCAGGAAAATGCCAAGGACAATGCTGAGGTACGCCATTGAAAGGCTGGATGGGAAGAAGAGAACACATTACATGGCCAGGCAGCCGGCATAA
- a CDS encoding replication factor C large subunit: MDKDKSSHLPWFRKYAPAKSADILGQEKAMSEIKKFLQDYKKQKKKAILLHGPTGTGKTASVYAVASELDCEVVEVNASDFRNEASINSIVGAAVEQLSLFAKTKLILVDEIDGLSGTQDRGGIPALAKLIDKTTYPIFLTTNDAYNQKFRPLRAKCIDVEFHALQAASIQNIIRPIAKSEGIGISEENIKALARMASGDARAAINDLQTLAGFSNEVKEPEVLGERNRQDTIINALLRVMKSTDVNVARNAFENVNEDLDQCMLWLDENLPKEYTKPEDLAKAYDMMSRADVFRGRIRKWQHWRFLVYVNELITAGIALSKKEKYHQFVAYKPTTKLLKIWMANQRYLKRKEIAGKIAEKTHTSTRVAVQSTIPYLQHIFRKNKQRSQEIAEFLGLEKEHIDWLRNK, encoded by the coding sequence ATGGATAAGGATAAATCTTCCCATCTTCCGTGGTTCCGCAAATATGCGCCTGCAAAATCAGCTGACATTCTCGGCCAGGAAAAGGCCATGTCTGAGATTAAGAAATTCCTCCAGGATTACAAGAAGCAGAAGAAAAAGGCAATTCTTCTGCACGGGCCGACTGGAACCGGCAAGACAGCAAGCGTCTATGCAGTCGCATCTGAGCTTGACTGCGAGGTTGTGGAAGTGAATGCCTCTGATTTCAGGAATGAAGCCTCAATCAACAGCATTGTTGGGGCAGCTGTGGAGCAGCTTTCGCTTTTTGCCAAAACCAAGCTGATACTGGTTGACGAGATTGACGGCCTTTCCGGGACCCAGGACAGGGGCGGCATTCCAGCCCTGGCCAAGCTGATTGATAAAACAACATATCCGATATTCCTGACAACAAATGATGCATATAACCAGAAATTTAGGCCATTAAGGGCAAAATGCATTGACGTCGAGTTCCATGCATTGCAGGCTGCATCGATACAGAACATCATCAGGCCAATAGCAAAATCCGAGGGCATAGGCATTTCTGAAGAAAACATTAAGGCGCTGGCGAGAATGGCATCAGGGGATGCCCGCGCAGCAATCAATGACCTGCAAACCCTGGCTGGGTTTTCCAATGAAGTTAAGGAGCCGGAAGTGCTGGGTGAGAGGAACAGGCAGGATACAATAATCAATGCTTTGCTGAGGGTTATGAAATCAACGGATGTCAATGTTGCCAGGAATGCATTCGAAAATGTCAACGAAGACCTTGACCAGTGCATGCTGTGGCTGGATGAAAACCTGCCAAAAGAGTATACAAAGCCTGAGGACCTTGCAAAGGCATATGACATGATGTCCAGGGCAGATGTTTTCAGGGGCAGGATCAGGAAATGGCAGCATTGGAGGTTCCTTGTTTATGTTAACGAGCTTATCACAGCAGGAATCGCGCTTTCAAAAAAGGAAAAGTACCACCAGTTTGTTGCCTACAAGCCAACTACAAAGCTGTTGAAGATATGGATGGCAAACCAGCGCTACCTGAAAAGAAAGGAAATAGCAGGGAAGATTGCTGAAAAGACCCACACTTCCACCAGGGTTGCCGTACAGAGCACAATCCCCTATCTTCAGCACATATTCAGGAAAAATAAGCAGCGGTCCCAGGAAATAGCAGAATTTCTCGGGCTGGAAAAAGAGCACATAGACTGGCTCAGGAATAAGTGA
- a CDS encoding TVP38/TMEM64 family protein, giving the protein MFHSKRNLKNHAVLFGYLIGIATLGLLAFYYWQPLVQMYTNPDEIRTFIEGFGIFGPLVFIFFQFLQVIIFFVPGAVFTIAGGYLFGTFVGTVYSIIGTMIGSILVFLVSRKYGRPFVEKIVHRKELQHFDAFFKKRGKISIVITRMVPVIFPNDAVSMAAGITPIKFRDYVLYSIIGFIPHLFLLNYFGVELTKEFNPSTVIILTLVGLSGMAYIFRHPIKVFFIKEIRELEADLRKVEEVSVKEVAVIEEAVEREYDEVVEEIKIVEEEIFQEEPKKAAMQENAKKEIPEKPVRKKTKTVSKKK; this is encoded by the coding sequence ATGTTCCACTCCAAGCGCAATCTGAAGAACCATGCAGTGCTGTTTGGCTATTTGATTGGGATTGCCACTTTGGGCTTGCTTGCATTCTATTATTGGCAGCCGCTTGTGCAGATGTACACCAATCCCGACGAAATCCGAACTTTTATAGAGGGCTTTGGAATTTTTGGCCCATTGGTCTTTATTTTCTTCCAGTTCCTGCAGGTGATAATATTCTTTGTGCCGGGCGCGGTATTTACAATTGCAGGAGGATATCTTTTTGGCACTTTTGTCGGAACTGTCTATTCAATAATCGGCACCATGATTGGCAGCATTTTGGTTTTTCTTGTGAGCCGGAAATACGGAAGGCCATTTGTCGAGAAGATTGTTCACAGGAAAGAGCTGCAGCATTTTGATGCCTTTTTCAAAAAAAGGGGGAAAATTTCGATTGTGATAACAAGGATGGTCCCGGTGATTTTCCCCAATGACGCCGTGTCAATGGCAGCTGGCATAACACCGATTAAGTTTAGGGATTATGTTCTGTATTCAATTATTGGTTTCATTCCCCACCTGTTTCTGCTGAACTATTTCGGCGTCGAATTAACCAAGGAATTCAATCCATCGACAGTGATTATATTGACGCTGGTTGGGTTATCTGGAATGGCATATATATTCAGGCATCCGATAAAGGTCTTCTTCATTAAGGAAATCAGGGAGCTGGAAGCTGACCTCAGGAAAGTGGAGGAAGTTTCTGTTAAGGAGGTCGCGGTTATTGAAGAGGCTGTTGAGAGGGAGTATGATGAGGTTGTGGAAGAGATTAAAATAGTGGAGGAAGAAATTTTCCAGGAAGAGCCCAAAAAGGCAGCCATGCAGGAAAATGCAAAAAAAGAGATTCCTGAAAAGCCTGTGAGGAAAAAAACTAAAACAGTTTCCAAGAAAAAATGA